One region of Fusobacterium perfoetens genomic DNA includes:
- the yqeK gene encoding bis(5'-nucleosyl)-tetraphosphatase (symmetrical) YqeK: MDIEKLREIVKNKLPEKRYIHTLGVEKVCVELAKKYGVDEEKARVASLLHDYLKKDDVETLKEICKDMPEAKGYENLPEIFHGLAGYEVLKKEFGIDDEDILNSIKYHTIGRKNMSILEKIIYIGDAIEENRDYPNVDEIRKRTFQDIDEGIIFEISRKLEYLKEKGGIIHKNTKDMLEDLVSKRKLKQ, translated from the coding sequence ATGGATATAGAAAAATTAAGAGAGATTGTAAAAAATAAACTCCCAGAAAAAAGATATATTCATACATTGGGAGTTGAAAAAGTGTGTGTGGAGCTTGCTAAAAAATATGGAGTAGATGAGGAGAAAGCAAGAGTTGCGTCACTACTTCACGATTATTTAAAAAAAGATGATGTGGAAACTTTAAAAGAGATTTGTAAAGATATGCCTGAGGCTAAAGGGTATGAAAATCTTCCAGAAATTTTTCACGGTCTTGCAGGGTATGAAGTTTTAAAAAAAGAGTTTGGGATAGATGATGAGGATATACTAAACAGTATAAAATATCATACTATTGGAAGAAAAAATATGTCAATTCTTGAAAAAATAATCTATATAGGAGATGCTATTGAGGAAAATAGAGATTATCCAAATGTTGACGAGATTAGAAAAAGAACTTTTCAAGATATAGATGAGGGAATAATTTTTGAAATTAGTAGAAAGCTTGAATATTTAAAAGAAAAAGGTGGAATTATCCATAAAAATACAAAAGATATGCTAGAAGACTTAGTTTCAAAAAGAAAGTTGAAACAATAG
- the gpmI gene encoding 2,3-bisphosphoglycerate-independent phosphoglycerate mutase gives MTKKPLMLMILDGWGISTCDSCVNAIKNAHPDFYLSLLEKYPHSELFASEEYVGLPAGQMGNSEVGHLNIGAGRVIYQPLVQISKDIKDGAFFEIPVLKEAFEYAKNHNNRVHIGGLLSDGGVHSHTEHCFGLLEMGKKYGVEMYLHAFLDGRDTAPTSGAGFLQQTEDKMAELNYGKIATISGRYFAMDRDKNWDRTKKAYDNMTIGNGVQGTSVAEAIKASYDKGITDEFVEPTVIDKEGLIREGDVFINFNFRPDRARQITRALNDKEFPYFERNIAPVKVYCMRQYDATIDAPVIYVDQEIKNTFGEVISKAGLKQFRTAETEKYAHVTFFFNGGKETQYEGEDRKLVASPKVATYDLKPEMSAYEVCDGLLEALDSNKYDVFIVNFANPDMVGHTGVVEAAEKAIKAVDECIKKVATKVLSLDGTLLVTADHGNAELMVDPVTGAPFTSHTINKVPFIYVSNHTEGLEVKDGKLADLAPTMLNILGIEKPAEMDGVNLVK, from the coding sequence ATGACAAAAAAACCATTAATGTTAATGATATTAGACGGTTGGGGAATCAGTACTTGTGATTCTTGCGTAAATGCTATTAAAAACGCTCACCCAGATTTTTACTTAAGTCTTTTAGAAAAATATCCACACTCAGAACTTTTTGCTTCTGAAGAATATGTTGGATTACCTGCTGGACAAATGGGAAACTCTGAAGTTGGACACTTAAACATCGGAGCTGGAAGAGTTATATACCAACCACTTGTTCAAATCAGTAAAGATATAAAAGATGGAGCTTTCTTTGAAATCCCTGTATTAAAAGAAGCTTTTGAATATGCTAAAAACCATAACAACAGAGTTCACATTGGAGGACTTTTATCAGATGGAGGAGTTCACTCTCACACTGAACACTGTTTCGGACTTTTAGAAATGGGTAAAAAATATGGAGTAGAAATGTATCTTCACGCTTTCTTAGATGGAAGAGACACAGCTCCAACTTCTGGTGCAGGATTCTTACAACAAACAGAAGATAAAATGGCTGAATTAAACTATGGTAAAATAGCTACTATCTCTGGAAGATATTTTGCTATGGACAGAGATAAAAACTGGGACAGAACTAAAAAAGCTTATGACAATATGACTATTGGAAACGGAGTTCAAGGAACTTCTGTTGCAGAAGCTATAAAAGCATCTTATGATAAAGGAATTACAGACGAATTCGTAGAACCAACTGTAATCGACAAAGAAGGATTAATCAGAGAAGGAGATGTATTTATAAACTTCAACTTCAGACCTGATAGAGCTAGACAAATAACTAGAGCTTTAAACGATAAAGAATTCCCTTATTTCGAAAGAAATATTGCTCCAGTAAAAGTTTACTGTATGAGACAATATGATGCTACAATAGATGCACCAGTTATCTATGTAGACCAAGAAATAAAAAATACTTTTGGTGAAGTAATCTCTAAAGCTGGATTAAAACAATTCAGAACTGCTGAAACTGAAAAATATGCTCACGTTACTTTCTTCTTCAACGGTGGAAAAGAAACTCAATACGAAGGAGAAGACAGAAAACTTGTTGCATCTCCAAAAGTTGCTACATATGACTTAAAACCAGAAATGTCAGCTTATGAAGTTTGTGACGGACTTTTAGAAGCTTTAGACTCTAACAAATATGATGTATTTATCGTAAACTTTGCTAACCCTGATATGGTTGGACATACTGGAGTTGTTGAAGCTGCTGAAAAAGCTATCAAAGCTGTTGACGAATGTATTAAAAAAGTGGCTACAAAAGTTTTATCACTTGATGGAACTTTACTTGTTACAGCTGACCACGGAAATGCAGAATTAATGGTTGATCCAGTAACTGGAGCTCCATTTACATCTCATACTATAAACAAAGTTCCTTTCATCTATGTATCTAACCACACTGAAGGTTTAGAAGTTAAAGATGGAAAATTAGCTGACCTTGCTCCTACAATGTTAAACATCTTAGGAATTGAAAAACCAGCTGAAATGGACGGAGTAAACTTAGTTAAATAG
- a CDS encoding GerMN domain-containing protein, giving the protein MINFRNNNEENNEKKKNLKYEPESLHLNIFIEKDNLDEEKLEKKEDIKKSKFNFDKKQKKSNPPSATKEIFSLIKENLSKIKKSFADGENLSIKITVGLWCVTIISGILYFNSSSNDAPKVVFERKSTIKESEKEKIYIFFPDGEKLVSSELEVNKIESKNMLMRRTLDETIRRLKELDKIPNINEKVEVFCYLIDNVVYLDLPEKLFDKVKSPKDELLLIYSFVNTMTNVDTNIKTVKILINGMDTDKVKYANLKRDFKFRKDI; this is encoded by the coding sequence ATGATAAATTTTAGAAATAATAACGAAGAGAATAATGAGAAAAAGAAAAATCTGAAATATGAGCCAGAGAGTTTACATCTAAATATTTTTATTGAAAAAGATAATTTAGATGAAGAAAAATTAGAAAAAAAAGAAGATATAAAAAAATCAAAATTTAACTTTGATAAAAAACAAAAAAAATCTAACCCTCCAAGTGCAACAAAAGAGATTTTTTCTTTAATTAAAGAAAATCTTTCAAAGATAAAAAAATCTTTTGCAGATGGAGAAAACCTGTCAATAAAAATAACGGTAGGTCTTTGGTGTGTTACTATTATTTCTGGAATTTTATACTTTAACTCTTCAAGTAATGATGCACCAAAAGTTGTATTTGAAAGAAAATCAACTATAAAAGAGAGTGAAAAGGAAAAAATATATATATTCTTCCCAGATGGAGAAAAATTAGTAAGTTCTGAACTTGAAGTTAATAAAATAGAAAGTAAAAATATGCTTATGAGAAGAACTTTAGATGAAACAATAAGAAGATTAAAAGAGCTTGATAAGATACCAAATATAAATGAAAAAGTAGAGGTTTTCTGTTACTTAATAGATAATGTTGTCTATTTAGATCTACCAGAAAAACTTTTTGATAAAGTAAAGAGTCCAAAAGATGAGTTACTTTTAATTTATTCTTTTGTAAATACAATGACAAATGTTGATACAAATATAAAAACAGTTAAAATCTTGATAAATGGTATGGATACGGACAAAGTAAAATATGCTAATCTGAAGAGAGATTTTAAATTTAGAAAAGATATTTAG
- a CDS encoding N-acetylmuramoyl-L-alanine amidase family protein translates to MVKKIYTVLIFLLTFALSFSSNIKNVRFNSFPTQVVFDLDETKPIYISEYDETSRTLFVEVGGVTDHYDKKVTNKLPKYVESIQEYKYDGSHGFFLKLQKNIFHKVSIRKNPNRLVIDLSKSRNIKQYTVVIDPGHGGKDSGAIGIKNVKEKDIVLNIGKYLRDELKEDFNVVMTRDRDEFISLTNRSRIANKKGADIFVSIHANSSNQSSHNGMEIFYFSKKSSPYAASVARYENSFGEKYGENTSSIVQIAGEIAYNKNQEKSIPFASNLTKNLSKTMGMRNRGIHGANFAVLRGVNCPGILIEVGFIKSPKDYSIINSRSHQKKMAKNIAEHIRNYFY, encoded by the coding sequence ATGGTAAAAAAAATATATACAGTTTTAATTTTTCTTTTAACGTTTGCTCTATCTTTTTCATCTAATATTAAAAATGTAAGATTTAATAGTTTTCCTACACAAGTAGTTTTTGATTTAGATGAAACAAAACCTATATACATAAGTGAATATGACGAAACAAGTCGTACTCTATTTGTTGAGGTAGGAGGAGTGACAGACCATTATGATAAAAAGGTAACAAATAAACTTCCTAAATATGTGGAGAGTATTCAAGAATATAAATATGACGGCTCTCACGGATTTTTCTTAAAACTACAAAAAAATATATTTCATAAAGTGAGCATAAGAAAAAATCCAAATAGATTAGTTATAGATCTATCTAAAAGTAGAAACATAAAACAATATACAGTTGTCATTGACCCAGGGCATGGAGGAAAAGACTCTGGAGCTATTGGAATAAAAAATGTAAAAGAAAAAGATATAGTTTTAAATATAGGAAAATATCTAAGAGATGAACTTAAAGAAGATTTTAATGTAGTAATGACGAGAGATAGAGATGAATTTATCTCCCTTACAAATAGAAGTAGAATAGCTAATAAAAAAGGAGCAGATATTTTTGTAAGTATCCATGCTAACTCATCAAATCAATCATCTCACAATGGAATGGAAATATTTTATTTTTCAAAGAAATCATCACCATATGCTGCTAGTGTAGCTAGATATGAAAACAGTTTCGGAGAGAAATATGGTGAAAATACAAGTTCAATCGTTCAGATAGCTGGTGAGATAGCTTATAATAAAAACCAAGAAAAAAGTATCCCTTTTGCTAGCAATCTGACAAAAAATCTTTCTAAGACAATGGGTATGCGTAATAGAGGAATACACGGAGCAAACTTTGCTGTACTTAGAGGGGTAAATTGTCCAGGGATTTTAATAGAGGTTGGATTTATAAAAAGTCCAAAAGATTATTCTATAATAAATTCAAGAAGCCATCAAAAGAAAATGGCTAAAAATATAGCTGAGCATATAAGAAATTATTTTTATTAG
- the tpiA gene encoding triose-phosphate isomerase, producing the protein MRKTIIAGNWKMNKTNKEAVEMLTELKEIVKGIDSVGIVIGAPFTALSDAVKAVAGSNIKIAAENVYPKESGAYTGEVSPVMLKEIGVEYVILGHSERREYFKESDEFINEKVKCVLAHGMTPILCIGEKLEDREAGRTNDVNKTQINGGLAGLTAEEAKKVVIAYEPVWAIGTGKTATPEIAEETHKAIREELARMFGEEVANEITIQYGGSMKPENAQELLAQADIDGGLIGGASLKAQDFSKIVKAGL; encoded by the coding sequence AATAATCGCTGGAAACTGGAAAATGAACAAAACTAATAAAGAAGCTGTTGAAATGTTAACAGAATTAAAAGAAATCGTAAAAGGAATCGACTCTGTTGGAATCGTTATCGGAGCACCTTTCACAGCTTTATCTGACGCAGTAAAAGCTGTTGCTGGAAGCAATATTAAAATCGCTGCTGAAAACGTTTACCCTAAAGAATCTGGAGCATATACTGGTGAAGTTTCTCCTGTTATGTTAAAAGAAATCGGTGTTGAATATGTAATCCTTGGACACTCTGAAAGAAGAGAATATTTCAAAGAATCTGATGAATTTATAAATGAAAAAGTTAAATGTGTATTAGCACATGGAATGACTCCAATCCTTTGTATCGGAGAAAAATTAGAAGATAGAGAAGCTGGAAGAACTAACGATGTTAACAAAACTCAAATCAACGGAGGACTTGCTGGTCTTACTGCTGAAGAAGCTAAAAAAGTTGTTATCGCTTACGAACCAGTATGGGCAATAGGAACTGGAAAAACTGCTACTCCTGAAATAGCTGAAGAAACTCACAAAGCTATAAGAGAAGAATTAGCAAGAATGTTCGGTGAAGAAGTTGCCAACGAAATCACTATCCAATATGGTGGATCTATGAAACCAGAAAACGCTCAAGAATTACTTGCTCAAGCTGACATTGACGGAGGATTAATCGGAGGAGCATCATTAAAAGCTCAAGATTTCTCTAAAATAGTTAAAGCTGGATTATAA
- the yajC gene encoding preprotein translocase subunit YajC has translation MQEIFARYGTLIMIAVWVIVIYVFMILPNKKKQKKQNEMLNSLKAGDTVVTVGGIKGVISSVEEAFVVIRIDKGVHMTVRKSAIAGLLD, from the coding sequence ATGCAAGAAATATTTGCTAGATACGGAACACTTATAATGATAGCTGTTTGGGTAATTGTTATCTATGTGTTTATGATTTTACCTAATAAGAAAAAACAAAAAAAACAAAATGAAATGTTAAATAGCTTAAAAGCTGGAGATACAGTAGTTACAGTTGGTGGAATAAAAGGTGTTATTTCAAGTGTAGAAGAAGCTTTTGTCGTAATTAGAATAGATAAAGGTGTTCATATGACAGTTAGAAAATCAGCAATTGCTGGTCTTTTAGATTAA
- the dnaJ gene encoding molecular chaperone DnaJ, with the protein MAKKDYYDLLGVEKTASEAEIKKAYRKLAMKYHPDRFANASETEKKEAEEKFKEINEAYQVLSDQDKRAKYDRFGHAAFENGGAGGYGGGFEGFSGSGFEDIFSSFFGGSGFGGGAQQRGPEPGEDLRVDVTITLEEVAKGGEKEIRYTRRAKCKACNGTGAEPGSKMKTCDKCGGKGRIEKIQRTMLGNFKSVEECDKCKGKGQIPETKCKKCGGTGLERENVVKKIKIPVGIHDGQRLRIHGMGDASAEGGIDGDLYIFFHVKEHDFFVRDGENIICEVPITYAKAALGGEVEIPTLNGKKAIKIPAGTQNGKIFKLRGEGINNPRAYGAGDQLVKIVIEVPTNLNDTQIELLKKFDKSLKDKNYKMNKSFLDRLKDLFK; encoded by the coding sequence ATGGCAAAGAAAGATTATTATGATCTTTTAGGTGTAGAAAAAACAGCTTCTGAAGCCGAGATAAAGAAAGCTTATAGAAAATTAGCTATGAAATATCACCCAGATAGATTTGCAAATGCTAGTGAAACCGAAAAAAAAGAAGCTGAAGAAAAATTTAAAGAGATAAATGAAGCTTATCAAGTTTTATCTGACCAAGATAAAAGAGCAAAATATGATAGATTTGGTCACGCTGCTTTTGAAAATGGTGGGGCAGGAGGTTACGGAGGAGGATTTGAAGGATTCTCTGGAAGTGGCTTTGAAGATATTTTCTCATCTTTCTTCGGTGGAAGTGGATTTGGTGGAGGTGCTCAACAAAGAGGACCAGAACCTGGTGAAGACTTAAGAGTTGATGTAACTATTACCCTAGAGGAAGTTGCAAAAGGTGGAGAAAAAGAGATAAGATACACAAGAAGAGCAAAATGTAAAGCTTGTAATGGAACTGGTGCTGAGCCAGGAAGCAAGATGAAAACTTGTGATAAATGTGGTGGAAAAGGTAGAATTGAAAAAATTCAAAGAACAATGCTTGGAAACTTTAAAAGTGTTGAAGAATGTGATAAATGTAAAGGTAAAGGACAAATACCAGAAACTAAATGTAAAAAATGTGGTGGTACAGGTTTAGAAAGAGAAAATGTAGTTAAAAAAATAAAAATACCAGTAGGTATCCATGATGGACAAAGATTAAGAATCCATGGAATGGGAGATGCTAGTGCTGAAGGTGGAATTGATGGAGATTTATACATCTTCTTCCATGTAAAAGAACACGATTTCTTTGTAAGAGATGGAGAAAATATAATCTGTGAAGTACCTATCACTTATGCAAAAGCAGCTCTTGGTGGAGAAGTAGAAATCCCTACATTAAATGGTAAAAAAGCTATAAAAATACCAGCAGGAACTCAAAATGGAAAAATCTTTAAATTAAGAGGAGAGGGAATTAATAATCCTAGAGCTTATGGAGCTGGAGACCAACTTGTAAAAATAGTTATAGAAGTTCCAACAAACTTAAATGATACTCAAATAGAATTACTTAAAAAATTCGATAAAAGCCTAAAAGATAAAAATTATAAAATGAATAAAAGCTTTTTAGATAGACTAAAAGATTTATTCAAATAA
- the rnr gene encoding ribonuclease R: MDIKRDLEVLKKYFTDHQKSVGIDEIYKILSWSSKLKKKNRDILDSWVELGELVKNNKGKYNIPENIGMVCGEFSVIRNKFAFVDTETEGIFIPKNGFNGALNGDIVLVRITKESRNSDKKEGEVYKIIKRTNDTVIGILQKQKSFGFVTPTHSFGKDIYIPKKFTNIARDGELVVVKIDFFGDKERKPEGKIIEVLGNPLDSKVMMEALLRRENLSEDFPQEVMREARETPQEVHQDEINSRVDLRNLSIITIDGADAKDLDDAVYVEKKENGNYRLIVSIADVSYYVKEGSAMDKEALRRGNSVYLVDRVLPMLPRELSNGICSLNPNEDKLTFTCEMEIDSLGKVKDVKTYKAVIRTAYRMTYTDVNKILENDEEICKKYAPIKNMVDMMLELSKIIRNVKHSRGSIDFDLPEIKVVLDEKLKVDHLEKRERGEAEKIIEDFMIEANEAVAEKLFWLEVPSIYRTHEKPDAERIQELNDVLGKFGYKVMFGSEGVHPKKFQSIIEDSQIKGISMIVHKMILMALKQARYTPENIGHFGLASSYYTHFTSPIRRYSDLMIHRILGETLVGYPKKKYLEKLEKNLPTICIAISKTERDAMKVEEESKKIKIVEYMLDKIGEVFKGTIVGISNRKVFVETEELVECMWDVTNSPHYYEFDEKNYAMIDTDSGEIFNLGDKLDVIVVRADMSDLEVEVAPYNEEYFSERRNRRGEK, from the coding sequence ATGGACATAAAAAGAGATTTAGAAGTGCTAAAAAAATATTTTACTGACCATCAAAAATCAGTTGGAATAGATGAGATTTATAAGATTTTGTCTTGGTCTTCAAAGTTAAAAAAGAAAAATAGAGATATTTTAGATTCTTGGGTAGAGCTTGGAGAGCTTGTAAAAAATAATAAAGGAAAATATAATATTCCTGAAAATATTGGAATGGTTTGTGGAGAGTTTAGTGTAATAAGAAATAAATTTGCTTTTGTTGACACTGAAACAGAGGGGATTTTTATTCCTAAAAATGGATTTAACGGAGCATTAAATGGTGATATAGTTTTAGTCAGAATTACAAAAGAGAGTAGAAACTCTGATAAAAAAGAGGGAGAAGTCTATAAAATCATAAAAAGAACTAATGACACAGTTATTGGTATTTTACAAAAACAAAAAAGTTTTGGATTTGTTACTCCAACTCACTCTTTTGGAAAAGACATATATATTCCTAAAAAATTTACAAATATTGCTCGTGACGGAGAGTTAGTAGTTGTAAAAATAGATTTCTTTGGAGATAAAGAGAGAAAACCTGAGGGAAAAATCATAGAAGTTTTAGGAAATCCTCTTGATAGTAAAGTTATGATGGAGGCACTACTTAGAAGAGAAAATCTATCAGAAGATTTTCCACAAGAGGTAATGAGAGAGGCGAGAGAAACTCCTCAAGAAGTTCACCAAGATGAGATAAATTCAAGGGTGGATCTGAGAAATCTTTCAATAATAACAATAGATGGAGCTGACGCAAAAGATTTAGACGACGCAGTATATGTTGAAAAAAAAGAAAATGGAAACTATAGACTTATAGTTAGTATTGCAGATGTAAGCTATTATGTAAAAGAGGGTTCTGCAATGGATAAAGAGGCACTTAGAAGAGGAAATTCAGTTTATCTTGTAGATAGAGTTCTTCCAATGCTACCAAGAGAACTTTCAAATGGAATCTGTTCTCTAAATCCAAATGAGGATAAACTTACTTTTACTTGTGAAATGGAGATAGACTCTCTAGGAAAAGTAAAAGATGTAAAAACTTACAAAGCTGTAATAAGAACAGCCTACCGTATGACTTATACTGATGTAAATAAAATTTTGGAAAATGATGAAGAAATCTGTAAAAAATATGCACCGATAAAAAATATGGTGGATATGATGCTAGAGCTTTCTAAAATTATAAGAAATGTAAAACATAGTAGAGGAAGTATAGATTTTGATCTACCAGAAATAAAAGTTGTATTGGACGAAAAATTAAAAGTTGACCACTTGGAAAAAAGAGAAAGAGGAGAGGCTGAAAAAATAATTGAGGACTTTATGATTGAGGCAAATGAGGCTGTGGCAGAGAAACTTTTCTGGCTAGAAGTGCCAAGTATCTACAGAACTCACGAAAAACCAGATGCTGAGAGAATACAAGAGTTAAATGATGTTCTTGGAAAATTTGGTTATAAAGTTATGTTTGGTTCTGAGGGAGTTCACCCTAAAAAATTCCAATCAATTATTGAAGATTCTCAAATAAAAGGTATAAGTATGATAGTTCATAAGATGATACTTATGGCATTAAAACAAGCTAGATATACACCAGAAAATATTGGTCACTTTGGTCTTGCGTCAAGCTATTATACACATTTTACTTCTCCAATAAGAAGATATTCAGACCTTATGATTCATAGAATTTTGGGAGAAACTTTGGTAGGTTATCCAAAGAAAAAATATTTAGAAAAACTGGAAAAAAATCTTCCAACAATCTGTATAGCGATTTCTAAAACAGAGAGAGATGCTATGAAAGTGGAAGAGGAAAGTAAAAAAATAAAAATAGTAGAATATATGCTTGATAAGATTGGAGAGGTTTTCAAGGGAACTATTGTTGGAATTTCCAATAGAAAAGTTTTTGTAGAAACTGAAGAGCTTGTTGAATGTATGTGGGACGTTACAAACTCTCCACATTATTATGAGTTTGATGAGAAAAATTATGCAATGATAGATACAGATAGTGGAGAGATTTTTAATCTTGGAGATAAACTTGATGTAATAGTTGTAAGAGCTGATATGTCAGACTTAGAGGTTGAAGTGGCTCCATATAACGAGGAATATTTTTCTGAGAGAAGAAACAGAAGAGGTGAAAAATGA
- a CDS encoding Hsp70 family protein, with product MRYLGFDLGDGESTVAEISSASKDIEPIILSLGDKKSFISAVALDGDEILIGEQAISLGDKNSLRVRFKSRFSEKSEISENDIVLFAKGVVQKLSELELGNDIQITVGCPAGWDLEMRKRYRNLLIKAGVPNVRVISESRAAFLYAREAKNIRVNPELLKESVLVVDIGSSTLDFAYIVNGKETGIGVFGNNNLGSGLIDKYLLEEAISQSIDKEKIKETFDESYGWRCYAELVARKVKEKYFTNEDLYKNSFYEEVVSLYYDGIQNLSIKANEEIIRKIINKPIPELNGKSFVEGIQYSLYESAKVTKDNLPKLLILTGGASRMKFFREQCKFSFPNAIIVNSEEPEFSIGKGLAYSGIIDERLREFREEVKTFINSGVVEKNVKEDIYSLVYPMVEKITEFVINTSILPNISLWKKGQIDTIEEMNGIISQKVREILEPGEIKSLLEESIIGWSVKLCDKLQVPIDEICDRYMIPKEEMNLLAVDIKTDFHNIDFSIKNLQGENIINGIVSLIVGVLIGMLCGGSGTALIATGPLGFLGGAIIGILAGMVGFNRSKHLFIKKSVPVLLRKLVRKDMFLSDKTREKLNKAIFDELEKNGNSFVEELSHNISRELNQKLEKLAQDVEILIF from the coding sequence ATGAGATACTTAGGATTTGATTTAGGTGACGGAGAAAGTACAGTTGCTGAAATATCATCAGCTAGTAAAGATATAGAGCCTATAATTTTATCATTAGGGGACAAAAAAAGTTTTATCTCTGCTGTGGCTTTAGACGGAGATGAGATTTTAATCGGAGAACAAGCAATATCTTTGGGGGATAAAAATTCCTTAAGAGTTAGATTTAAAAGTCGTTTCTCAGAAAAATCAGAGATTTCAGAAAATGATATAGTTCTCTTTGCAAAAGGTGTTGTACAAAAACTTTCTGAGTTAGAGCTTGGGAATGATATTCAAATAACAGTAGGTTGTCCAGCTGGTTGGGATTTAGAGATGAGAAAAAGATATAGAAATCTTTTGATAAAAGCTGGAGTTCCGAATGTAAGAGTTATATCAGAGTCAAGGGCGGCTTTTCTCTATGCTCGTGAGGCAAAAAATATAAGGGTCAATCCAGAACTTCTGAAAGAAAGTGTGTTAGTTGTGGATATTGGTTCGTCGACTTTGGATTTTGCCTATATAGTAAATGGAAAAGAAACAGGGATTGGAGTTTTTGGAAATAACAATCTTGGAAGTGGTTTGATAGATAAATATCTTTTGGAAGAGGCAATATCTCAAAGTATTGATAAAGAAAAAATAAAAGAAACCTTTGATGAGAGTTATGGTTGGCGTTGTTATGCAGAGCTAGTGGCTAGAAAGGTAAAAGAAAAATATTTTACAAATGAGGATTTATATAAAAATTCCTTTTATGAAGAGGTAGTATCTCTTTATTATGACGGAATACAAAACCTTTCTATAAAAGCCAACGAGGAGATTATAAGAAAGATTATAAATAAACCTATACCAGAATTAAATGGAAAATCTTTTGTAGAGGGGATACAATACTCCCTTTATGAGTCAGCAAAAGTTACAAAGGATAATCTACCAAAACTTTTGATACTGACTGGTGGAGCATCGAGAATGAAATTTTTTAGGGAGCAATGTAAATTTTCATTTCCTAATGCAATAATAGTTAATTCTGAAGAGCCAGAGTTTTCTATCGGAAAAGGTTTGGCATATTCTGGAATTATAGACGAAAGATTGAGAGAGTTTAGAGAGGAAGTAAAAACTTTTATAAATAGTGGAGTGGTAGAAAAAAATGTAAAAGAGGATATTTATTCTCTTGTATATCCAATGGTTGAAAAAATAACTGAGTTTGTTATAAATACAAGTATTTTGCCAAATATCTCCCTTTGGAAAAAAGGTCAGATTGATACAATTGAGGAGATGAATGGAATTATTTCTCAAAAGGTAAGGGAGATACTAGAGCCAGGTGAGATAAAATCTCTTTTGGAAGAATCAATAATCGGTTGGTCAGTAAAACTTTGTGATAAATTGCAAGTACCTATTGATGAGATTTGTGATAGATATATGATACCAAAAGAGGAGATGAATCTTTTGGCAGTGGATATAAAAACAGATTTTCACAATATAGATTTTTCTATAAAAAATCTTCAAGGGGAAAATATAATAAATGGAATAGTTTCTCTTATAGTTGGAGTTTTGATTGGAATGCTTTGTGGAGGAAGTGGTACAGCTCTTATAGCAACAGGTCCTCTTGGATTTTTAGGTGGAGCGATAATTGGAATTTTAGCTGGAATGGTGGGATTTAATAGAAGTAAACACCTGTTTATTAAAAAATCTGTGCCAGTTCTTCTTAGAAAACTTGTGAGAAAAGATATGTTTTTATCTGATAAAACTCGTGAAAAACTAAATAAAGCTATATTTGATGAGCTTGAAAAAAATGGAAATAGTTTTGTGGAGGAATTATCTCATAATATTTCAAGAGAGTTAAATCAAAAATTAGAAAAATTAGCTCAAGATGTGGAGATTTTAATTTTTTAA
- the smpB gene encoding SsrA-binding protein SmpB, which produces MILANNKKAYFDYFIEDKIEAGIELVGSEVKSIKAGKVSIKESFVRIIKDEVYIMGMSVVPWEFGSVYNPEEKRVRKLLLHRKEIRKLHEKVSQKGYTIVPLNVHLSKGYVKVDIALGRGKKTYDKRESIAKKDQKRDIERAMKERY; this is translated from the coding sequence ATGATTTTAGCAAATAATAAAAAAGCTTACTTTGATTATTTTATAGAGGATAAAATAGAGGCTGGGATTGAGCTTGTAGGTAGTGAAGTAAAATCTATAAAAGCTGGGAAAGTAAGTATAAAAGAATCTTTTGTAAGAATTATAAAAGATGAAGTGTATATAATGGGAATGTCCGTCGTTCCTTGGGAGTTTGGAAGTGTATATAATCCTGAAGAAAAAAGAGTAAGAAAACTTTTACTCCATAGAAAAGAGATAAGAAAACTTCACGAAAAAGTGAGCCAAAAAGGATATACTATCGTTCCTTTAAATGTTCATTTGTCAAAGGGATATGTAAAAGTTGATATTGCTCTTGGTCGTGGTAAGAAAACTTATGACAAAAGAGAAAGTATAGCGAAAAAAGACCAAAAGAGAGATATAGAAAGAGCAATGAAAGAAAGATATTAA